In a genomic window of Cyprinus carpio isolate SPL01 chromosome A10, ASM1834038v1, whole genome shotgun sequence:
- the LOC122146528 gene encoding trace amine-associated receptor 13c-like: MAYEDHEIQYCFPAINSSCIKGKRSSHEYNIIYVFVSVLSAWTVFLNLLVIISISHFKKLHTPTNLLILSLAVADLLIGLVMPIEATKLIEMCWYFGDTFCGLYSILIWMLLSASLSNLVLIAIDRYVAVCHPLLYPQKITMTKTLISICLSWVCSSTYNTAFVINNISHKTHMCYGECSVLVGFAWIVTDLFMSFIFPCILIISLYLRIFYVVHQQVKVINTLMKSGKSVMESSVRRKSESKAALTLGIIVTVYLLCWIPYYICSISAASSTTINVLTWFMYMNSGLNPMVYALFYPWFKKTVKLILTLKIFQPASSLVNIFTEHQL, from the coding sequence ATGGCCTATGAGGATCATGAGATTCAATACTGCTTTCCTGCCATCAACTCATCATGTATCAAGGGAAAACGCTCCAGTCATGAATACAATATCATTTATGTGTTTGTATCAGTGTTGTCAGCATGGACtgtgtttctgaacctgctggtgatcatctccatctctcacttcaagaAGCTTCACACTCCAACCAACCTGCTTATTCTCTCTCTAGCTGTGGCTGACTTGCTTATTGGACTTGTGATGCCCATAGAGGCCACAAAGCTGATTGAGATGTGTTGGTACTTTGGAGACACTTTCTGTGGACTCTATTCAATACTTATTTGGATGCTTCTCTCAGCATCtcttagtaatttagttttaattgctaTTGATCGTTATGTGGCTGTTTGTCACCCTTTACTGTACCCACAGAAAATAACCATGactaaaacattaataagcaTCTGTTTGAGCTGGGTTTGCTCCTCAACTTATAACACTGCCTTCGTTATTAATAACATTTctcacaaaacacacatgtgTTATGGAGAGTGTTCTGTTTTGGTGGGTTTTGCTTGGATAGTCACTGATctgttcatgtcttttatttttccttgtatcCTAATCATATCTTTATATTTGAGGATTTTCTATGTTGTACATCAGCAAGTGAAAGTTATAAACACCCTGATGAAGAGTGGTAAATCTGTAATGGAAAGTTCAGTGAGGAGGAAATCTGAGAGCAAAGCTGCTCTGACATTAGGAATCATTGTCACAGTTTATCTGCTTTGTTGGATTCCATACTATATCTGTTCCATATCAGCAGCTTCTTCCACAACCATAAATGTTTTGACATGGTTCATGTATATGAACTCAGGTCTAAATCCTATGGTCTATGCTTTATTTTACCCCTGGTTTAAAAAGACAGTTAAACTCATCTTaactctgaaaatatttcagcCAGCATCCTCTCTGGTCAATATTTTTACAGAACATCAATTGTAA